A window of the Calothrix sp. 336/3 genome harbors these coding sequences:
- a CDS encoding IS4 family transposase codes for MPTKKPRNPDHVRRRNTPLADNEAISEHLKNLLSPAIYAQSAYYRSLGLRDRILNLSLMVAAMLTVIWRQVASVHELTRMLEQEELLWGKAVKVSQQGLSQRFLSFPAELFERVFHDLLPLLKSRWLLREKRTLPAAVKYAKKHFVNIWIADGSTLEALFRKLDSLKDVPQGKLAGKICTVIDLLTRLPVQVWFHTNPLAHDTNFLDDLINIASAKTLLVLDRGFYDFGFFLRLIAKQVDFITRIKSNAVFDVERIFSYDYTLRDRIISFNTEDKHQKILRLRLIEVKQGKTWYAYVTSVLDPQILPPYVVADLYAKRWRIEEAFNTAKRLLGLSYLWTGSVNGVKLQVWATWLFYAVLIDLADAVADEIALPFERISLEMIFRGLYHFNHAYNKGRATDPVLFFAAPENKNLDVVKTIRKEPQTLDLSPFPLPLTIPAFP; via the coding sequence ATGCCAACCAAAAAACCGAGAAACCCTGACCATGTTCGTCGTCGAAACACCCCACTTGCGGATAATGAAGCAATAAGCGAACACTTAAAAAATTTGCTGAGTCCAGCAATATACGCTCAAAGTGCCTATTATCGAAGCCTTGGATTACGCGACCGTATACTTAATCTGTCATTAATGGTTGCAGCGATGTTAACTGTGATTTGGCGGCAAGTAGCATCAGTACATGAACTAACTCGAATGTTGGAGCAGGAGGAATTGTTATGGGGTAAAGCTGTTAAAGTATCACAGCAGGGGTTGTCACAGAGGTTTCTCAGTTTTCCAGCAGAACTATTTGAACGAGTGTTTCACGATTTGTTACCATTGTTGAAATCGCGTTGGCTTCTTCGCGAAAAACGAACCCTACCAGCAGCAGTCAAATATGCCAAGAAGCATTTTGTGAATATATGGATTGCGGACGGGTCAACACTCGAAGCTTTATTTCGTAAATTAGATAGTTTAAAAGATGTTCCACAAGGTAAGTTAGCCGGCAAAATATGTACAGTGATTGATTTGTTAACACGATTACCCGTACAAGTTTGGTTTCATACTAATCCCTTAGCACATGATACTAATTTTCTCGATGATTTAATTAATATTGCTAGTGCTAAAACCTTGCTAGTTCTCGACCGTGGCTTTTATGATTTTGGTTTTTTCTTGCGCTTGATTGCCAAACAGGTTGATTTTATTACTCGCATCAAATCAAATGCAGTATTTGATGTTGAGCGAATTTTCAGCTACGACTACACACTTCGAGACCGGATAATTTCCTTCAACACAGAGGATAAACACCAAAAAATATTACGTTTACGTCTCATTGAAGTCAAGCAAGGCAAGACTTGGTATGCCTATGTTACTTCAGTTTTAGATCCTCAAATTCTTCCACCTTATGTCGTTGCCGATCTTTATGCGAAACGATGGAGAATCGAAGAGGCATTTAATACTGCCAAACGCTTGCTGGGGTTAAGTTATCTCTGGACAGGTTCTGTCAATGGTGTCAAGCTTCAAGTTTGGGCAACTTGGTTATTTTATGCAGTTTTAATCGACCTTGCAGATGCTGTTGCTGATGAAATAGCCCTCCCGTTTGAACGCATTTCTTTAGAGATGATTTTTCGTGGGCTTTACCATTTTAATCATGCTTATAACAAGGGTCGAGCAACCGATCCAGTTTTATTTTTTGCTGCTCCAGAGAACAAAAACCTTGATGTTGTTAAGACAATACGAAAAGAGCCTCAAACCCTTGACTTATCGCCTTTTCCTTTACCCTTGACAATTCCTGCTTTTCCTTAA